In Balaenoptera musculus isolate JJ_BM4_2016_0621 chromosome 17, mBalMus1.pri.v3, whole genome shotgun sequence, a genomic segment contains:
- the GEM gene encoding GTP-binding protein GEM gives MTLNNVTMRQGTVGMQPQQQRWSVPADGRHLMVQKEPHQYSQRNRHSATPEDHCRRSWSSDSTDSVISSESGNTYYRVVLIGEQGVGKSTLASIFAGVHDSMDSDCEMLGEDTYERTLIVDGESATIILLDMWENKGENEWLQDHCMQVGDAYLIVYSITDRASFEKASELRIQLRRARQTEDIPIILVGNKSDLVRCREVSVSEGRACAVVFDCKFIETSAAVQHNVKELFEGIVRQVRLRRDSKEKNERRLAYQKRRESIPRKARRFWGKIVAKNNKNMAFKLKSKSCHDLSVL, from the exons ATGACTCTGAATAATGTCACCATGCGCCAGGGCACTGTGGGCATGCAGCCACAGCAGCAGCGCTGGAGCGTCCCAGCCGATGGCAGGCATCTGATGGTCCAGAAAGAGCCCCACCAGTACAGCCAGCGCAACCGTCACTCTGCTACCCCCGAGGACCACTGCCGCCGGAGCTGGTCCTCCGACTCCACGGACTCAGTCATCTCCTCCGAGTCGGGGAACACCTACTACCGGGTGGTCCTCATAGGGGAGCAGGGGGTGGGCAAGTCCACGCTGGCCAGCATCTTTGCGGGCGTGCACGACAGCATGGATAGTGACTGCGAAATGCTGGGAG aaGATACATATGAGCGAACACTGATTGTTGATGGGGAAAGTGCAACAATTATACTCCTGGACATGTGGGAAAATAAG GGGGAGAATGAGTGGCTCCAGGACCACTGCATGCAAGTCGGGGATGCCTACCTGATTGTCTACTCCATCACGGACCGAGCCAGCTTTGAGAAGGCATCTGAGCTTCGAATCCAGCTCCGCAGGGCCCGGCAGACAGAGGACATTCCTATAATTCTGGTTGGCAATAAAAGTGACCTGGTGCGGTGCCGGGAAGTGTCTGTATCAG AAGGGAGAGCGTGTGCCGTGGTGTTCGACTGCAAGTTCATCGAGACCTCCGCAGCTGTCCAGCACAACGTCAAGGAGCTGTTTGAAGGCATTGTGAGGCAGGTCCGCCTCCGGCGGGACAGCAAGGAAAAGAATGAGCGGCGGCTGGCCTaccagaagaggagggagagcatCCCCAGGAAAGCCAGGCGCTTCTGGGGCAAGATCGTggccaaaaacaacaagaacatgGCCTTCAAGCTCAAGTCCAAATCCTGCCATGACCTCTCTGTGCTCTAG